A stretch of Physeter macrocephalus isolate SW-GA chromosome 8, ASM283717v5, whole genome shotgun sequence DNA encodes these proteins:
- the ANKRA2 gene encoding ankyrin repeat family A protein 2, with protein sequence MATSANLDIGAQLIVEECPSSYSLTGMPDIKIEHQLDSNTEEGSAQGVAMGMKFILPNRFDMNVCSRFVKSLNEEDSKNIQDQVNSDLEVASVLFKAECSIHTSPSPGIQVRHVYTPSTTKHFSPIKQSTTLTNKHRGNEVSTTPLLANSLSVHQLAAQGEMLYLAARIEQENVINHTDEEGFTPLMWAAAHGQIAVVEFLLQNGADPQLLGKGRESALSLACSKGYTDIVKMLLDCGVDVNEYDWNGGTPLLYAVHGNHVKCVKMLLENGADPTIETDSGYNSMDLAVALGYRSVQQVIESHLLKLLQNIKE encoded by the exons ATGGCTACATCAGCAAATTTGGATATTGGAGCCCAGCTGATAGTAGAAGAGTGCCCCAGCAGTTACAGTCTAACTGGCATGCCAGACATTAAAATAGAACATCAGCTGGACTCAAATACAGAAGAAGGATCAGCTCAGGGTGTTGCCATGGGGATGAAATTCATACTGCCTAACAGATTTGATATGAATGTCTGTTCTCGGTTTGTGAAGTCCTTAAATGAAGAAGATAGTAAAAATATTCAAGATCAAGTTAACTCTGACCTGGAGGTGGCATCTGTCCTATTTAAAG ctGAATGCAGTATCCATACATCTCCTTCTCCGGGAATTCAAGTAAGGCATGTCTACACTCCCTCTACAACAAAGCACTTCTCACCCATAAAACAATCAACTACTTTAACCAACAAACACAGAGGAAATGAGGTCTCAACCACACCTCTGTTAGCAAATT CTTTGTCTGTTCACCAGTTGGCTGCTCAGGGAGAGATGCTCTACCTGGCTGCTCGTATTGAACAAG aaaatgttatCAATCACACGGACGAAGAAGGATTTACTCCTCTGATGTGGGCTGCAGCACACGGGCAAATAGCTGTGGTAGAGTTTCTACTTCAGAAT GGTGCTGATCCCCAGCTTTTAGGAAAAGGTCGAGAAAGTGCACTGTCATTAGCCTGTAGTAAGGGCTACACAGATATTGTCAAAATGCTGCTGGACTGTGGAGTTGATGTAAATGAATATGACTGG AATGGAGGGACACCTTTGCTTTACGCTGTACATGGAAATCATGTGAAATGTGTAAAAATGCTCTTAG AAAATGGAGCTGACCCAACAATTGAAACCGACTCTGGATACAATTCTATGGATCTAGCTGTAGCCTTGGGCTATAGAAGTG TTCAACAGGTTATTGAGTCACATTTACTGAAACTGCTTCAGAACATCAAGGAGTAG